In one window of Thermostichus vulcanus str. 'Rupite' DNA:
- a CDS encoding TIGR03943 family putative permease subunit, whose translation MPEDRSGSEYASDRVLNGDPEQKSYLRSAQPMRALPTGVRGSSDLPRQALVNPLLSPLRRLLLWGNTAYWEAAGLILLGLLLVVYRWRGTLLMLINPNYVNVALLAGLCLLGLGMGRWRGAKAAMPETHSSLLGPRLGAGLLLLTALLGFWIEPQPLSSQTALNRGVSPYLGVSRSQPQAFRPKIDPRQRTLLDWVRTLDVYPDPYNYVDQPVQVQGFVIPDERPDHFVIARFLVSCCAADAYPVGLPVLWPGAEDLATDSWLRLEGRMAIEQRNGTSQLVIVAERIEPLPVPVNPYADE comes from the coding sequence ATGCCCGAAGACCGTTCTGGCTCCGAATATGCCAGCGATAGGGTTCTGAACGGGGATCCAGAGCAAAAGTCCTATCTGCGCTCCGCCCAGCCCATGCGTGCCCTTCCAACAGGGGTGCGCGGCAGCAGCGACTTGCCTCGCCAGGCTTTAGTAAACCCGCTTTTATCGCCACTCAGAAGGCTGCTGCTGTGGGGGAACACGGCCTATTGGGAGGCGGCGGGGCTGATCCTGCTTGGGCTCCTGTTGGTGGTTTACCGCTGGCGGGGCACCCTGTTAATGCTGATCAATCCCAACTACGTGAACGTGGCGCTGTTGGCAGGGCTATGCCTGCTGGGACTGGGGATGGGTCGTTGGCGGGGCGCCAAAGCTGCCATGCCCGAAACCCATTCCTCGTTGCTGGGGCCAAGGCTAGGGGCAGGGTTATTGCTTTTGACAGCCCTTTTGGGATTCTGGATCGAGCCCCAGCCTCTTTCTAGCCAGACGGCCCTGAACCGGGGGGTATCCCCCTATCTGGGGGTGTCCCGCAGCCAGCCGCAAGCGTTTCGCCCCAAGATCGATCCCCGCCAGCGCACCTTGTTGGATTGGGTGCGCACCTTGGATGTCTATCCGGATCCCTACAACTATGTGGATCAGCCGGTGCAGGTGCAGGGGTTTGTCATTCCCGACGAACGACCGGATCATTTCGTCATTGCCCGCTTTTTGGTCAGTTGTTGCGCTGCCGATGCCTACCCTGTGGGTCTGCCGGTGCTGTGGCCAGGGGCTGAAGATCTCGCCACCGACAGTTGGTTGCGCCTGGAAGGGAGAATGGCGATAGAGCAACGGAATGGCACATCACAGCTGGTGATTGTGGCGGAGCGGATTGAGCCGCTGCCGGTGCCGGTGAATCCCTACGCAGATGAGTGA
- a CDS encoding AAA family ATPase encodes MTDARLPPLIQAMLDPAFYPHPVQAPIQLIQTHISYILLTGDYAYKVKKPLDFGFLNFTTLQQRQHFCQEELRMNQRGAPGLYLEVLPITQANGHFQLNGLPGSGDCVEYALKMRQFPQESLLSNLFARGELTSALMEELGRVVAAFHAQTETNDYIRSFGQPERIREAFDENYRQTQRYIGGPQTVQQYQETQAYTDRFFAERRDLFQQRLDQDRIRECHGDLHLRNICLWEGKLFLFDCIEFNEPFRFVDVMYDVSYAVMDLDACHRPDLGNAYLNTYLEETGDWEGLKVLPIYLNRQAYVRAKVTSFLLDDPTAAEDIKAEAFKTAAQYYRLAWEYTCPKQGQLLIMSGLSGSGKSTVARYLARQKGAIHIRSDAVRKHLAGIPLRERGGPQVYTPEMTAKTYQRLVQLGTELAQEGYTVILDAKFDRQDLRGMAIAQAQIRGIPLRILHCYAPTAILQERLQRRASSQTRAESVSSTQASWVVGDLVYAPDIADATADMLSKQQVHWQDFAESERPFVTAVDTSQDWPAQLKTLSVATQTVQSQENCE; translated from the coding sequence ATGACCGATGCCCGTTTGCCGCCGTTGATCCAAGCGATGTTGGATCCCGCCTTTTACCCTCATCCGGTACAGGCCCCTATTCAGCTGATTCAAACCCACATTTCCTACATTCTTCTGACGGGGGACTATGCCTACAAGGTGAAGAAGCCTCTCGATTTTGGGTTCTTGAATTTCACCACGCTCCAACAACGGCAACACTTTTGTCAGGAAGAACTGCGCATGAATCAGCGGGGTGCCCCTGGCCTTTACCTGGAGGTCTTGCCCATTACCCAAGCCAACGGTCACTTTCAATTAAATGGCTTGCCGGGATCCGGAGACTGTGTGGAATATGCTCTGAAAATGCGGCAATTCCCTCAGGAGAGCCTGCTGAGCAACTTATTTGCCCGGGGAGAACTGACATCCGCCCTGATGGAAGAACTGGGGCGTGTAGTTGCAGCTTTCCATGCTCAAACGGAGACCAACGACTACATCCGCAGCTTTGGTCAGCCGGAACGGATCCGGGAAGCCTTTGATGAAAACTACCGGCAAACCCAACGCTACATCGGTGGGCCCCAAACCGTCCAGCAATATCAAGAGACCCAAGCCTATACGGATCGGTTTTTTGCCGAACGACGGGATCTGTTTCAACAACGGCTGGATCAAGACCGCATACGGGAGTGCCACGGTGACCTGCACCTGCGCAATATCTGCCTGTGGGAAGGCAAACTCTTTCTCTTCGATTGCATCGAGTTTAACGAGCCCTTCCGCTTTGTGGATGTCATGTACGATGTCTCCTATGCGGTGATGGATCTGGATGCCTGCCACCGCCCCGATTTGGGGAATGCCTATCTGAATACCTACCTGGAAGAAACGGGCGATTGGGAAGGCTTAAAGGTTTTGCCAATTTACCTAAACCGACAGGCGTATGTGCGGGCCAAGGTGACGTCTTTTTTGCTGGATGATCCAACGGCTGCGGAGGATATCAAGGCAGAAGCCTTCAAAACGGCGGCCCAGTATTACCGTCTGGCTTGGGAGTATACCTGCCCCAAACAAGGGCAGTTGTTGATCATGTCGGGGTTATCGGGATCCGGCAAAAGTACCGTGGCCCGCTACCTGGCTCGTCAAAAGGGGGCAATCCACATCCGCTCCGATGCGGTGCGCAAGCATTTGGCCGGGATCCCGTTGCGGGAACGGGGCGGGCCGCAGGTCTACACGCCGGAGATGACCGCCAAAACCTATCAGCGCCTGGTTCAACTGGGAACGGAGCTGGCGCAGGAGGGCTATACCGTCATTCTCGACGCTAAGTTTGACCGCCAGGATCTGCGGGGAATGGCGATTGCCCAGGCCCAAATCCGGGGGATCCCGCTACGCATCCTCCACTGCTATGCTCCCACAGCCATCCTCCAAGAACGGTTACAACGGCGGGCCAGCAGCCAAACCCGTGCGGAATCGGTTTCGTCAACGCAGGCGAGTTGGGTGGTTGGGGATCTGGTCTATGCTCCAGATATTGCCGATGCCACCGCCGATATGCTCTCCAAACAGCAAGTGCATTGGCAGGATTTTGCGGAATCGGAACGACCGTTTGTGACTGCTGTGGATACCAGCCAGGATTGGCCAGCTCAACTGAAAACCCTTTCAGTCGCCACTCAAACAGTGCAAAGTCAAGAGAATTGTGAATGA
- a CDS encoding Crp/Fnr family transcriptional regulator, producing the protein MLLFEGFSPEVLEPIASQMSLRSHPVNQAILLQNDWGNAVYFILEGWVKIRTHDLEGREITLTILGPGEIFGEMAALDEVPRSTDVMALTATKVSCLSAQHFLAFLASDPQVGIRLAQLMSRRLRQINRRLQLREANSTARVADVLLFLAESRGRVSRAGVEIPNLPHRELSSLSGLARETVTRVLSKLEQEELIQRDRNRDILCIPQMDLLEKLIG; encoded by the coding sequence ATGCTCCTGTTTGAAGGATTTTCACCTGAGGTGCTGGAGCCGATAGCCAGCCAGATGTCATTGCGCTCTCATCCGGTGAACCAGGCTATCTTGCTGCAAAATGACTGGGGTAATGCCGTTTATTTCATCCTGGAAGGTTGGGTTAAAATTCGCACCCACGATCTGGAGGGCCGCGAGATTACCCTGACCATTCTCGGCCCTGGAGAAATCTTCGGCGAAATGGCCGCTTTGGATGAAGTGCCTCGTTCTACCGATGTTATGGCCTTAACAGCCACTAAGGTCAGTTGTTTGTCAGCCCAGCATTTTCTGGCTTTTTTGGCTTCGGATCCCCAGGTTGGCATCCGTCTGGCTCAGTTGATGTCCCGTCGTTTGCGCCAGATCAATCGTCGCCTACAACTGCGAGAGGCCAACAGTACTGCCCGTGTTGCCGATGTATTGCTGTTTTTGGCCGAATCCCGGGGGCGAGTCAGTCGGGCTGGGGTGGAGATCCCCAATTTGCCCCACCGTGAGTTGAGCAGTTTGAGTGGTTTGGCTCGGGAAACGGTAACCCGTGTCCTCTCCAAGCTGGAACAGGAGGAGCTGATCCAACGGGATCGCAATCGGGATATCCTCTGCATTCCCCAGATGGATCTGCTGGAGAAACTGATCGGCTAA
- a CDS encoding MogA/MoaB family molybdenum cofactor biosynthesis protein: MSSFVSSSDLDLLDLNSLPCGVITVSDTRTIATDSSGQLICRALQEAGHQVSQYQILKDEPEAIRQLVQDWAGSLPVILLNGGTGIAPRDTTYDAIESLLEKTLPGFGEIFRYLSYTQVGSRAIASRAIAGIHGKALIFSMPGSTAAVQLAIEKLILPELPHLVKQMYQGKH, translated from the coding sequence ATGTCTTCTTTTGTGTCTTCCTCTGATCTGGATTTGTTGGATCTGAATTCATTGCCCTGCGGGGTGATCACCGTCAGCGATACCCGTACCATCGCAACCGATTCCAGTGGCCAGTTGATCTGTAGGGCTTTGCAAGAGGCGGGCCATCAGGTGAGCCAATACCAAATCCTCAAAGATGAGCCGGAAGCGATTCGGCAACTCGTCCAGGATTGGGCCGGATCCCTGCCGGTCATCCTGTTAAATGGTGGAACGGGCATTGCCCCCCGCGACACCACCTACGATGCCATTGAGAGCTTACTGGAAAAAACTTTGCCGGGTTTTGGGGAGATCTTCCGCTACCTAAGCTACACCCAAGTTGGCAGTCGGGCCATCGCCTCGCGGGCCATTGCCGGGATCCATGGCAAAGCCCTCATTTTTTCCATGCCTGGCTCAACGGCAGCAGTGCAACTGGCCATAGAAAAACTAATCCTGCCGGAGCTTCCCCACCTCGTCAAGCAAATGTACCAAGGCAAACATTAA
- the metK gene encoding methionine adenosyltransferase, giving the protein MSKSFLFSSESVTEGHPDKICDQISDTILDALLTADPFSRVAAEVVVNTGLVILTGEITSQAQVNFTRLVREKVAEIGYTDAKNGFCSESCAVLVAFDEQSPDIAQGVNVALENRGSQEDHFDSVGAGDQGLMFGFACDETPELMPLPISLAHRLSRQLATVRKNGTLPYLRPDGKTQVTVAYEGGRPVGIHTLLISTQHTPTIGSITDDAAVQERIRADLWDAVVTPVFKELTVRPDGNTRFLTNPTGKFVIGGPQGDAGLTGRKIIVDTYGGYSRHGGGAFSGKDPTKVDRSAAYAARYVAKNIVAAGLAQKCEVQVSYAIGVARPINILVETFGTGRISDEELLRLVQRHFDLRPAAILAQFQLRELPQQRGGRFYQNVAAYGHFGQTHLDLPWERTDKAALLQEEALSVVA; this is encoded by the coding sequence TTGTCCAAGTCGTTTTTGTTTTCCTCTGAGTCGGTGACGGAAGGGCACCCCGATAAGATTTGTGATCAGATCTCTGATACCATCCTCGATGCTCTCTTGACGGCGGATCCCTTCAGTCGGGTGGCAGCAGAAGTGGTGGTCAACACCGGCTTGGTGATCCTAACGGGCGAGATCACCTCACAAGCGCAGGTCAACTTCACTCGCTTGGTGCGGGAAAAGGTGGCGGAAATTGGCTATACCGACGCCAAAAATGGGTTTTGCTCCGAAAGTTGTGCCGTCTTGGTGGCGTTCGATGAACAGTCCCCGGACATTGCCCAAGGGGTGAACGTCGCTTTGGAAAATCGCGGATCCCAAGAAGATCACTTCGACTCGGTTGGGGCTGGGGATCAGGGCTTGATGTTTGGCTTTGCCTGCGATGAAACCCCGGAGTTGATGCCCTTGCCGATTAGTCTGGCCCATCGTCTTAGCCGCCAACTGGCTACAGTTCGCAAAAACGGTACCCTGCCCTACCTACGCCCCGATGGGAAAACTCAGGTGACGGTTGCCTACGAGGGCGGTCGCCCGGTCGGGATCCACACGCTGCTCATTTCCACTCAGCACACCCCAACCATTGGATCGATTACCGACGATGCTGCGGTGCAAGAACGGATTCGAGCTGACCTTTGGGACGCTGTGGTCACACCGGTTTTTAAGGAGTTGACGGTTAGACCGGACGGCAACACCCGTTTTCTGACCAATCCCACCGGCAAGTTTGTCATCGGTGGCCCCCAGGGGGATGCGGGCTTAACCGGGCGCAAGATCATCGTCGATACTTATGGGGGCTACTCTCGTCATGGGGGCGGTGCCTTTTCCGGCAAGGATCCCACCAAGGTGGATCGCAGTGCTGCCTATGCTGCCCGCTACGTGGCCAAAAACATTGTTGCCGCGGGGCTAGCCCAAAAGTGTGAGGTGCAGGTCAGTTACGCAATTGGGGTGGCTCGCCCGATCAACATTTTGGTAGAAACCTTTGGTACAGGGCGCATTTCTGATGAAGAACTGCTGCGCTTGGTACAGCGCCATTTCGACCTCAGGCCGGCAGCCATCCTGGCTCAGTTCCAACTGCGGGAGTTGCCCCAGCAACGGGGAGGCCGTTTCTATCAAAACGTGGCTGCCTATGGACACTTTGGCCAAACTCATTTGGATCTGCCCTGGGAGCGCACCGACAAAGCTGCTCTGTTGCAAGAGGAAGCCCTTTCTGTGGTTGCTTAA
- the cobO gene encoding cob(I)yrinic acid a,c-diamide adenosyltransferase — MDQNRRHQQKMQQRQQVQRQRLAGMRDNKGLIIVHTGQGKGKSTAAFGMIFRALGQGLSVAVVQFIKGAWDPGEAKLLRKLANQSSQGWGQIAFHAMGEGFTWETQDRERDIAHAEAAWEKGRELFTRGEFQLVLLDEINVALKLGYLRVEQVLAGLAEKPQHVHVILTGRGAPEPLIERADLVTEMKLIKHPFREQGIKAQVGVEF, encoded by the coding sequence ATGGATCAAAACCGGCGACACCAACAAAAAATGCAGCAACGGCAGCAGGTGCAACGGCAGCGCCTAGCGGGGATGCGGGACAACAAAGGGTTGATCATCGTGCATACTGGCCAGGGCAAAGGCAAGAGCACAGCCGCCTTCGGCATGATCTTTCGGGCACTGGGGCAGGGACTCTCGGTGGCAGTGGTGCAATTTATTAAGGGGGCCTGGGATCCGGGAGAGGCCAAGTTGTTACGAAAATTAGCCAATCAAAGCTCACAGGGGTGGGGGCAGATTGCCTTTCATGCCATGGGGGAGGGCTTTACCTGGGAAACACAGGATCGGGAGCGGGACATAGCCCATGCAGAGGCCGCTTGGGAAAAGGGGCGCGAATTGTTCACCCGTGGGGAGTTTCAGTTGGTGCTTTTGGATGAGATCAATGTGGCCCTGAAGTTGGGGTATTTGCGGGTGGAACAGGTTTTGGCAGGGCTAGCGGAGAAACCGCAGCATGTCCATGTGATCTTGACGGGGCGCGGGGCACCTGAGCCGTTGATTGAGCGGGCGGATTTGGTGACGGAAATGAAACTGATTAAGCACCCCTTCCGTGAGCAGGGGATCAAAGCCCAAGTTGGGGTTGAGTTTTAA
- a CDS encoding cobyrinate a,c-diamide synthase, with translation MAILLAAAASGSGKTTLTLALLAALKRQGLRMQSFKVGPDYIDPMFHTAVTGIPCRNLDPFLTDEAFVQRCFRHHCQGRDGAVVEGVMGLFDGRAAGSPCVPERDQVSADSVCITDFASSAHVARLLGIPVVLVIDSRGMGATVAALLYGLSRFDPRLTLAGVILNRVASERHGQILQQAVASLGIPVLGQFPRCEELQLPSRHLGLVPVEELPAFSQWQAAWADLAEQYLDWDQLLPLIRPIPPAVGELWPGIPSLPSPVRVAVARDAAFNFYYADNLDLLRVCGAEVVEYSPLQEGLFPPDPCAGVLLGGGFPELWADPLSHKIGQHPIPPAHPPLYAECGGLMVLGESLTDFQGETHPMAGLLPLQVSMDGKLCLGYREATVLRSTLLAQAGERLRGHEFHRSRSWPAPANPVYTWGSLGQPQSEGWATARIHASYLHLHWGSRPDLALKLLQNFLRLSTGEPCARQPS, from the coding sequence ATGGCAATTCTGCTGGCGGCGGCAGCCAGTGGCAGTGGCAAAACCACCCTCACTCTGGCTCTTTTGGCGGCTCTCAAACGGCAGGGCCTGCGGATGCAATCTTTCAAGGTGGGGCCAGACTACATCGACCCGATGTTTCATACGGCGGTGACCGGGATCCCCTGCCGCAATTTGGATCCCTTCTTAACGGATGAAGCCTTTGTGCAGCGCTGTTTTCGCCACCATTGTCAGGGACGGGATGGCGCTGTGGTGGAAGGGGTGATGGGTTTGTTCGACGGACGCGCAGCGGGATCCCCCTGTGTCCCAGAGCGGGATCAGGTATCTGCGGATTCGGTCTGCATCACCGATTTTGCCAGTAGCGCCCATGTGGCGCGCCTGTTGGGGATCCCGGTGGTACTGGTGATCGATAGCCGGGGCATGGGGGCAACGGTGGCGGCTTTGCTCTATGGGTTGAGCCGTTTTGATCCCCGCCTCACCCTGGCCGGGGTGATCTTGAACCGGGTGGCCTCAGAGCGCCATGGGCAGATTTTGCAACAGGCCGTGGCTTCCCTGGGGATCCCGGTCTTGGGCCAATTCCCCCGCTGTGAGGAGTTGCAGTTGCCCAGCCGACATCTGGGGTTGGTGCCCGTAGAAGAACTACCAGCCTTTTCTCAGTGGCAGGCCGCTTGGGCCGACCTGGCAGAGCAGTATCTGGATTGGGATCAGCTTTTGCCCTTGATCCGACCGATCCCGCCGGCGGTTGGGGAGCTGTGGCCAGGGATCCCCTCGCTACCTAGTCCAGTGCGGGTAGCAGTGGCCCGGGATGCGGCTTTTAACTTTTACTACGCCGACAATCTGGATTTGCTTAGGGTTTGCGGGGCGGAAGTGGTGGAGTATTCCCCTTTGCAGGAAGGGCTGTTTCCGCCGGATCCCTGTGCCGGGGTGTTGCTGGGGGGAGGGTTCCCAGAACTATGGGCGGATCCCTTATCCCACAAGATCGGCCAACATCCGATCCCGCCCGCCCACCCACCCCTCTATGCCGAGTGTGGCGGCCTGATGGTGCTGGGAGAATCCCTTACGGATTTCCAGGGGGAAACTCATCCGATGGCAGGACTGTTGCCGTTGCAAGTGAGCATGGATGGAAAACTGTGTTTGGGCTACCGGGAGGCCACTGTTTTGCGCTCAACTCTACTGGCCCAAGCTGGGGAGCGCCTACGGGGACATGAATTTCACCGCTCTCGCAGCTGGCCAGCTCCTGCCAACCCGGTCTACACCTGGGGATCCCTGGGTCAACCTCAGTCGGAAGGATGGGCCACGGCACGGATTCACGCTTCCTATTTACATCTGCACTGGGGATCCCGTCCTGACCTAGCCCTGAAATTATTACAGAACTTCTTAAGACTCTCGACAGGAGAGCCCTGCGCTCGCCAACCTTCCTAA
- a CDS encoding URC4/urg3 family protein: MLTGVDLEKRVAYFHTPQAIRDRCKLLFERVLADESEHFQLDLNRLGSVADYVLTTMQTHYPSGDIPFHSRWRHFQVGSGDRPPDDAEGHRLARLENRLKDLDLQQRLRCKWDLTVLSVLLDAGAGSAWVYRDPDSGQRVGRSEGLALASFDWFWRGGLSSDPQFPLQVDAAGLERITLADLAAAFQVGSENPLLGLEGRWHLLQRLARALRAQPQRFGADFPRPGRLWEAIQPESLQGGIQAAQVLRAVLAGFGSIWPGRVSLAGIPLGDVWPYPHLPQTEVGSDWVPFHKLSQWMTYSLLEPLQQEGIPIEGLEELTGLAEYRNGGLFVDLGVIQLKQPEIAQQPYPPGSTVIVEWRALTVILLDQVATLIREKLGCSPQELPLVKILQGGTWTAGRTLAAQLRPGAIPPIQLLSDGTVF, from the coding sequence ATGCTGACCGGTGTTGATTTGGAAAAACGCGTGGCTTATTTCCACACGCCCCAAGCGATTCGGGATCGCTGTAAGCTGCTATTCGAGCGGGTTTTAGCGGATGAATCGGAGCACTTTCAGTTGGATCTCAACCGACTGGGATCCGTGGCGGACTACGTGCTCACCACGATGCAGACCCACTATCCCAGCGGAGACATTCCCTTCCACAGCCGCTGGCGACATTTTCAGGTGGGATCCGGGGATCGTCCTCCGGACGACGCGGAGGGTCATCGCTTAGCCCGTCTGGAAAATCGATTAAAAGACCTGGATTTGCAGCAGCGGTTGCGGTGCAAGTGGGATCTCACCGTGCTCAGCGTATTGTTGGATGCTGGAGCGGGTTCCGCCTGGGTTTATCGGGATCCCGACAGTGGCCAAAGGGTGGGTCGTTCGGAGGGGTTGGCGCTGGCCAGCTTCGATTGGTTCTGGCGGGGCGGGCTTTCTAGCGATCCCCAGTTTCCTTTGCAGGTGGATGCGGCTGGGTTAGAGCGCATTACTCTGGCGGATCTAGCTGCCGCTTTTCAGGTGGGATCCGAAAATCCCCTGCTGGGGTTAGAAGGGCGCTGGCACCTGTTGCAACGGCTGGCGCGAGCTTTACGGGCCCAACCGCAGCGGTTTGGAGCCGATTTCCCCCGTCCGGGCCGATTGTGGGAAGCGATCCAACCCGAGAGCCTCCAGGGTGGGATCCAGGCAGCACAGGTCTTACGAGCCGTGTTGGCAGGGTTTGGCTCCATTTGGCCCGGTCGGGTTTCGTTGGCAGGGATCCCGTTGGGGGATGTCTGGCCCTATCCGCACTTGCCCCAAACGGAGGTGGGAAGCGATTGGGTGCCTTTTCACAAGTTGTCCCAGTGGATGACCTATTCCCTGCTGGAACCCTTGCAACAGGAGGGGATCCCGATTGAGGGATTGGAGGAGCTGACGGGCTTGGCGGAATACCGTAATGGCGGCTTGTTTGTGGATTTGGGGGTGATCCAACTCAAACAGCCGGAGATCGCCCAGCAGCCTTATCCTCCGGGTTCGACGGTGATTGTGGAATGGCGGGCTTTGACAGTGATCCTGCTGGATCAGGTGGCCACCCTGATTCGGGAAAAACTCGGTTGTTCTCCTCAAGAATTGCCCTTGGTCAAGATCTTGCAAGGAGGAACCTGGACAGCAGGACGAACCCTGGCGGCACAGCTGAGACCCGGTGCCATACCCCCAATCCAACTGCTCAGCGATGGGACGGTTTTCTAG
- a CDS encoding PLP-dependent aminotransferase family protein, with translation MRILLDRDSSQPMYLQIQDRLQALIQSGSLLPGERLPSIRTLAKTLQVNKLTVIEAYDRLLAQGLIHARQGSGYFVDPVGIPAPSKPSGFEPAQDVVLCETQSNRPFAIYARSIQAKQQPGVIDLSCALPQNPPNDLARIVRRVSNDSDSIFSYDAIEGQSRLRHQIANLVLQLGLEASADEILIVNGAMQGLSLAMRHHLQPGDWVVVESPTFFSTQALLEQLGCRLIGIPMDREGMNLDLLERYLQSHRPKLIYTISSLHNPTGLTTHISHRQQLLHLAAQYHCPILEDNAYEALHFGSAPPPLKALDSEGLVTYVGTFSKTLSPGLRVGYLVVPPSQYPALLEQRYLTDIHTASLPQAVVSEYLAHGHYRRHLQQVRAQLLQNRNQMLCALETHFPEEARWTIPEGGMYLWVQLPEHYRFQMQKLAQQARAADVLVLEGSAFFPDGVGYPALRLSFANVVPEMIEVGVARVGSLLKTRHESVQFT, from the coding sequence ATGCGCATTCTGCTTGATCGGGACTCTTCGCAACCGATGTATCTGCAGATTCAGGATCGTCTGCAAGCCCTGATCCAGTCGGGATCCCTGTTGCCAGGAGAACGGTTGCCCTCCATTCGCACCTTGGCCAAAACTCTACAGGTGAACAAATTGACGGTGATCGAAGCCTACGATCGGCTGTTGGCCCAGGGGTTGATCCACGCCCGCCAGGGATCCGGCTACTTTGTCGATCCGGTTGGGATCCCGGCCCCCAGCAAACCGAGTGGCTTTGAGCCCGCGCAGGATGTGGTGCTCTGCGAAACCCAGTCCAACCGTCCATTTGCCATTTATGCCCGTTCCATCCAGGCCAAACAACAACCGGGGGTGATCGATCTCAGCTGTGCCTTGCCGCAAAATCCCCCCAACGATTTGGCCCGCATTGTTCGCCGGGTTTCCAACGACAGCGACAGCATCTTTTCCTACGATGCCATTGAGGGGCAGAGCCGCCTGCGACACCAGATCGCCAACCTCGTTCTGCAATTGGGACTAGAAGCCAGTGCTGACGAAATTTTAATTGTGAATGGGGCGATGCAGGGTCTGTCTTTGGCGATGCGGCATCACCTACAACCGGGGGATTGGGTGGTGGTGGAGAGCCCAACCTTTTTTAGTACACAAGCCCTTCTGGAGCAACTGGGCTGCCGCTTGATCGGGATCCCAATGGATCGAGAAGGCATGAATCTCGACCTGCTAGAGCGCTACCTGCAAAGCCATCGCCCTAAATTGATCTACACCATCAGTTCTCTGCATAATCCTACCGGCCTAACTACCCACATCTCCCACCGGCAACAGCTGCTGCACCTTGCGGCTCAGTACCATTGCCCGATTTTGGAAGACAACGCCTATGAAGCCCTGCATTTTGGATCCGCTCCACCTCCCCTCAAAGCCCTAGATAGCGAGGGCCTAGTCACCTATGTGGGCACCTTTTCCAAAACTCTGTCGCCTGGCTTACGGGTTGGCTACTTGGTGGTGCCGCCTTCCCAATACCCGGCGCTGCTAGAGCAGCGTTACTTGACGGATATTCACACGGCTTCTCTGCCCCAAGCGGTGGTAAGCGAATACTTGGCCCATGGTCACTATCGTCGCCATCTGCAACAGGTACGGGCGCAACTGCTGCAAAATCGTAACCAAATGCTCTGCGCACTGGAAACCCATTTCCCGGAGGAAGCTCGCTGGACGATCCCGGAAGGGGGCATGTACCTCTGGGTGCAACTGCCGGAACACTACCGCTTTCAGATGCAAAAGCTAGCGCAACAGGCGCGGGCTGCCGATGTGTTGGTGCTGGAGGGATCCGCCTTTTTCCCCGATGGGGTAGGGTATCCGGCTTTGCGACTATCCTTTGCCAATGTTGTCCCGGAGATGATCGAAGTGGGGGTTGCAAGAGTGGGATCCCTGCTGAAAACGCGGCATGAATCAGTCCAGTTCACATGA
- a CDS encoding pentapeptide repeat-containing protein encodes MMDVAQLLAKYQEGEREFPLADLRRADLRGADLRDINLHRANLSRADLSGANLTGANLRRAILIEAKLSEADLSHADLRRASLDYAQLQKATLANTNLMWATLNEADLREANLQQGSLQRAVLKRANLSHCQLQSADLISADLSGANLTAANLTHAHLNLAELNQVIFQNTTMPDGSLR; translated from the coding sequence ATGATGGATGTGGCTCAGCTGCTTGCCAAGTATCAAGAAGGGGAGCGGGAATTTCCTTTGGCGGATCTGCGCCGGGCCGATCTGCGGGGAGCCGATCTGCGGGACATTAACCTGCACCGGGCCAATTTGTCGAGGGCAGATCTGAGCGGAGCCAACCTGACCGGGGCTAATCTGCGCCGGGCCATCCTGATCGAAGCTAAGTTGTCAGAAGCCGATCTCAGCCATGCCGACCTGCGGCGAGCCAGTCTCGACTATGCCCAATTGCAAAAGGCCACCCTCGCCAACACCAACCTGATGTGGGCCACCCTCAACGAGGCGGATCTCAGAGAAGCCAATCTACAACAGGGATCCCTGCAACGGGCGGTGCTCAAGCGAGCCAACCTCAGCCACTGTCAATTGCAATCTGCAGATCTGATCAGCGCCGATTTGTCAGGGGCTAATCTGACGGCGGCCAACCTGACGCACGCTCACCTGAACTTGGCGGAACTGAACCAAGTCATCTTCCAGAACACCACCATGCCCGACGGCAGCCTGCGCTAA